The genomic interval ataaatgcattttgatgtCAGTTCACATTCAAGCAGAAGtgtatatgtgatcctggaccacaaaaccatggaccacaaaagtcATAAATCGCACtggtatttttgtagcaatagccaacaatgcgttgtatgtgtcaaaaatcattaggttataaagtaaagatcatgttccattaagatatttttctaccacaaatattagtaatatgcatttgtaaGGACTTAAactggacaacttcaaaggtgattttctcactattcgtgccattttttttaaaacccacagattccagattttcaaatagttgtttctcggccaaatattgtcctatcataacaaaccactcatcaatggaaagcttatttattcagatgatctcagatgatttataaatctcaatttaaacaactgactggttttgcggtctagggtcacataatTATGTggaattatatttttatctgAAATTCTATTTTAAGAGTACACTGCTGACCTCTCGTGCTTGACATGTGTTTTACATCTGCTCCGCTGGAGCTCCTGGATTTCACATTTACGATCATTAAAACtttggaaaatatattttccaGTGTCATTACAGAGATCTTTTCTGATATTCAATATAAAGATACACGTGCGAACAAGAGTATGATTCCCGGGTTGGTACATTAGATTGTTGCTGCAATTATATAAGAACTATATAAAAACAGGTTATATCATATGATAATGTAGGCTACATAAATTCTGTACAATGTTGAAATACATCATTCTGTCCCAGTTTATACAGTGACAAGAACAAGTAGACCATctctgtaaacaaacaaacaaacaaaccaaaaatccAGCAATTTTAGCTGTATAAGACTGTGAAATGCTAATGGAAAACCTGTTAATTGGTTAACGGTAAACTCccttttataaagaaaaatttgtaataaatgtaatgaaacgtaatacatttaaatggaCGGTTTTAGATAGACGTAGGGCTAATTTTAcactaaaatattgtttaaatcagtTACATACTGTTAAAAGTAAATAAGAACAATCCATCAACGTAAACTGACGTTCATAGAATTTCATGTGTGACACTTTACTgtctttttcttcctgtaagagtgggcgtggccatttgtacattttatgggtcggGCTTCCGATCTGTACAAAACAACTTGTTTAACTGCTTAATATCGcaaatattgaatattatgCTAATATTATGTGAtttgccatattattttaatgtattatcttaattatgaacacactggtttgtagtgcaaacagtttaccTGTGCgtttttcttcttgttatttcggtatagcggctaatgaaccggaagtctcacccaggCTTAAAACCGCGTTAAACAAAAGGTGGATATAACAGCTTACGTTGTTAAACTAATgcatattgcattattttagtgtcCTCAGTTTTGTATCTCTATGCACCCTCTATATTATCTTAGTATTTACCTGTTTGTGGAAAAGCTAGTTGTGATGATTTATTAAGGTTGTCAATGTATTCTAACAGACCAAAACAGATTTAGTACTGCAGTAGGTTGGTATATTAATACTATGTCAGTTCATTAATGTTTgcactctgagaaaaaaaggtacaaaagctgtcactgaggtcatacctttttaaaaaagtactcttacatattggtaccttaaatgtacatattattACCTCaagtgtaccttttgaaaaggtaccacCCCACTGATggtttttgtgcctttttttctgagagtgagCCATTTTTGtccgcaatttttttttccagcatggGTTGATTtccctgaaaactgttttaggGGTTTCGGACCAAGAACATTTTTAATCGCGTATGCaagagtttaaaaaatattagcaccagaaaaatcttaaaaacaagACAATTACATTCAGACCAGAAACTCCTTCAAACAGGAGTGACTGATTGTGACTGTTGGTCCTCCGCCGTGGCTGCCGTCCTGCGCATCTCAAACACAGAGGCCGTTGGATCCAGTGAAGTCACAAGGTCAAAGGTTGTTCCTCCAGACACCTTCACCCACCACCAAACCTCTCTCTTTAAAGCAATTCTCCTCGCTTTCTCCCTGCTCGCCATCCACTCCCTCAGTAACTGCAGGTTCCATAGCACAAAGTGGCAGAATGGTAAACAAACTAGACAAACTCCCAGAATGCACAGTGTTGCCACTAGAGGGCACCTGCTGAAATCAAGAATACTGTAGATGTAGGGTTCATCAAGAATGTTCGTGCCACCCAACAGCCAGTAAACAACAGCAAATATGACATAAAGGGCTCCGGCCAGCACAGCACTGTACAGGTGGGTGAGATGAACAGGTGTGCAGGACAAGAACAGATCCATGGCGGTCTGGATGCTGTTGATTGCATGGatgttgatgttgatgttgaaGGTGGTTATGGAATACGGATTAAAGGGGTAGAGTATGGTCCAGTATAGAAAAGAGACAGAAAATGACAAACAGCCCATCAATGAATGCAGGAACCACTGCAGAACGAGAGCATCTCTGAG from Labeo rohita strain BAU-BD-2019 chromosome 6, IGBB_LRoh.1.0, whole genome shotgun sequence carries:
- the LOC127166275 gene encoding protein rolling stone — protein: MDSSWTQSWKEEFRVHKLYFLISKPELLLQPRWDIHPLLWLVYRCFMLVYTFTWFIYTALCLNTPKFFIFLSHISYCLMVIYYLVSLSNLTWAFLEIRCCSYRMKRGVSSECENLPSLSVPLRDALVLQWFLHSLMGCLSFSVSFLYWTILYPFNPYSITTFNININIHAINSIQTAMDLFLSCTPVHLTHLYSAVLAGALYVIFAVVYWLLGGTNILDEPYIYSILDFSRCPLVATLCILGVCLVCLPFCHFVLWNLQLLREWMASREKARRIALKREVWWWVKVSGGTTFDLVTSLDPTASVFEMRRTAATAEDQQSQSVTPV